A portion of the Salmo trutta chromosome 1, fSalTru1.1, whole genome shotgun sequence genome contains these proteins:
- the LOC115202076 gene encoding uncharacterized protein K02A2.6-like — protein MFNVREPRAEPIYATVEVDGKQMRMEVDTGASASVISEETYKQKWGSRQVSALTPAGIRLRTYTGETIPLLGALEVNIAYNSQEARARLLVVKGNGPSLLGRDWLNKIQLSWGEIKHTRVTEDVIQKYPEIFKEELGTLQGTTVKLFVDPQAEPRFFKPRTVPYAMKKKVEDELERLQEANVITPVQFSRWAAPIVPVLKSDGTVRICGDYKLTINRASKLDAYPLPRVEDLFATLAGGKTFSKLDMSHAYQQLLLDEDSKEYVTVNTHKGLFRYNRLVFGVASSPAIFQRTMDNLLQGIPHVAVYLDDILVTGETEEEHLHHLDQVLKRFSEAGLRLKRSKCTFQAQSVTYLGHKITAQGLCPVEDKVRAIKDAPNPKNGSELRSFLGMVNYYGKFLPELSTVLAPLYQLLHKDCKWKWGPAQEKAFKEVKALLQSAQLLVHFDQDKEIILSCDASPYGVGAVLSHQMEDGSERPIGFASRTLTSAEKGYSQLDKEGLAIVFAVKRFHQYLYGSHFTICTDHKPLMSLFSESRCIPPMASARLQRWALTLSAYQYTIVYRAGKDNANADALSRLPLPEMPATTVVPPETIFLMERLSNSPVNANQIKQWTDRDPILSQVKRFLMQGWPPVIEDDGLGPYAKRKTELSVQDLCILWGSRVVVPPPGRAQVMDEVHEAHPGASRMKSLARSYIWWPNMDQEVEDKVKSCSECQINQKMAPPAPLHLWEWPDHPWSRLHIDFAGPFMGHMFLVMVDAHSKWLEAHIMSNITATTTIEKLRQVFSTHGLPDSLVSDNATTFTCDLFQEFMRRNGIRHVRSAPFHPASNSLAERAVQTLKEGLKRMTGGTITTKLSRFLFQYRITPQTTTGQAPAVMLMGRRPKAHLDLLRPNIRARVERKQEKQKERHDHHARERQLKPNDTVYIRNFTSSQRWLPGIILSQSGPVSFVVKLTDGRVMRRHQDH, from the coding sequence atgTTTAATGTGAGGGAGCCGCGCGCAGAGCCTATTTATGCTACAGTGGAGGTAGATGGAAAGCAGATGAGGATGGAGGTTGACACGGGGGCCTCTGCCTCTGTCATAAGtgaggagacctacaaacaaaAATGGGGCTCAAGACAGGTTTCTGCCCTCACACCGGCAGGGATCAGACTGCGTACGTACACCGGGGAGACCATACCATTGCTTGGGGCTCTAGAAGTGAACATTGCATACAACAGCCAGGAAGCGAGAGCACGGCTCCTGGTGGTGAAAGGGAATGGGCCTAGTTTACTAGGGCGTGACTGGCTAAACAAAATACAACTGAGCTGGGGTGAGATAAAACACACCCGAGTGActgaggatgtcattcaaaaatacCCAGAGATTTTCAAAGAGGAACTGGGCACACTGCAGGGCACTACAGTTAAGCTGTTCGTGGATCCTCAGGCCGAGCCTCGCTTTTTCAAGCCCAGGACAGTGCCTTACGCCATGAAAAAGAAAGTGGAAGATGAGTTGGAGCGGCTGCAGGAAGCAAACGTCATTACTCCCGTTCAGTTCTCCCGCTGGGCAGCTCCTATCGTTCCCGTTCTGAAAAGTGACGGCACGGTGCGTATATGTGGGGACTACAAACTCACCATCAACAGGGCCTCTAAGCTAGACGCTTACCCGCTGCCACGGGTGGAGGACTTGTTCGCTACACTGGCAGGAGGCAAGACGTTCTCAAAGCTTGACATGAGTCACGCCTACCAACAGCTCCTCCTGGACGAGGACTCAAAAGAGTATGTCACAGTCAACACGCACAAAGGCTTGTTCAGGTACAACCGCTTGGTTTTCGGAGTGGCGTCCAGCCCAGCCATTTTCCAGAGGACAATGGACAATCTGCTGCAGGGGATCCCTCATGTAGCagtgtacctggatgacatcctggttacaggggagacggaggaggagcacctccaccatctggaccaggtgttaaagagattctctgaggcagggctgcgcctgaagcgtagcaagtgcacattccaagcacagagtgtgacatacctaggtcacaagatcacagcgcagggtctgtgtcctgtggaggacaaagtcagggcaatcaaggatgctccaaaccccaagaatgggtcagagctcaggtcgttcctgggcatggtgaactactatgggaagttcctccctgagctgtcaacagtgttggctccactttatcagttgctccacaaagactgtaaatggaagtgggggccagcacaagagaaagctttcaaggaagtgaaagcactactacaatcagcacaacttctggttcattttgaccaagacaaagagatcatcctgtcatgtgacgcctcaccctatggcgtcggggcagtactctctcatcagatggaggacgggtcagagagacccattggatttgcatcacgtacgctgacgagtgctgagaagggttattcaCAGTTAGACAAGGAAGGTCTGGCCATAGTCTTTGCTGTGAAACGCTTCCATCAATACCTCTACGGTAGTCATTTCACCATAtgcactgaccacaaaccactgatgAGCCTTTTTAGTGAATCAAGATGCATTCCGCCCATGGCTTCAGCAAGGTTACAGCGTTGGGCCCTGACACTGTCGGCTTACCAGTATACGATAGTGTATAGAGCGGGGAAGGACAATGCAAATGCAGACGCGCTCAGCCGTCTCCCGCTACCAGAGATGCCTGCCACAACTGTGGTGCCTCCCGAGACAATTTTCCTAATGGAGAGATTGTCAAACTCACCTGTGAATGCCAATCAGATCAAACAGTGGACAGACCGGGATCCTATCCTGTCCCAAGTGAAAAGATTCCTGATGCAGGGTTGGCCTcctgtcatagaggatgatggactAGGACCTTACGCAAAGCGCAAAACGGAGCTGAGTGTGCAGGATCTCTGCATACTCTGGGGGTCCAGAGTGGTTGTTCCACCCCCTGGCCGTGCACAAGTCATGGATGAGGTCCATGAGGCTCACCCGGGTGCCTCCCGGATGAAAAGTTTAGCCAGATCTTACATCTGGTGGCCTAACATGGATCAGGAGGTAGAAGACAAAGTTAAATCATGTTCTGAGTGCCAGATCAACCAGAAGATGGCGCCGCCCGCGCCACTACATCTGTGGGAGTGGCCTGACCACCCATGGTCTAGGCTGCATATAGATTTTGCAGGCCCTTTCATGGGTCACATGTTCCTTGTCATGGTGGACGCACACTCCAAGTGGCTGGAGGCGCACATCATGAGCAACATCACAGCGACCACAACCATCGAAAAGCTTCGGCAGGTGTTTTCAACCCATGGTCTGCCGGACTCTCTGGTGTCCGACAACGCAACAACGTTTACCTGTGATTTGTTCCAAGAATTCATGCGGAGAAACGGGATCCGCCATGTCCGCAGCGCCCCGTTTCACCCGGCCTCAAACAGCTTAGCGGAGCGGGCTGTGCAGACACTGAAAGAGGGGCTCAAAAGGATGACTGGGGGAACCATCACTACTAAGCTCTCTCGGTTCTTGTTCCAGTACCGCATCacgccacaaacaacaacaggacaggctccagcggtgatgttaatgggcagaaggccaaaagctcacctggatctactgcgtccgaacatcagagcacgagtggaacggaagcaggagaaacaaaaagagagacatgaccaccacgcaagggagagacagttaaaacccaatgacactgtctacatccgcaacttcacaagcagccaacgctggttgccaggtatcattctgagtcagagtggtcccgtctcctttgtggtcaaactgactgatggtcgagtcatgcgcagacaccaggaccat